In the genome of Poecilia reticulata strain Guanapo linkage group LG16, Guppy_female_1.0+MT, whole genome shotgun sequence, one region contains:
- the LOC103478111 gene encoding carcinoembryonic antigen-related cell adhesion molecule 5-like, which produces MLQLLFIVVVIFTGLSDGSGVLPDGPLIASVGGTVMFTTNLNPPETPFTLVNWQLDSGSAPKLIVFSITSETITAPEYEGRITLFRSTGSLELRNLQLSDSGGYLVTIQDGPYQKIGRITLDTYEPIFNVRVFPLSADLIEFSGSVRLFCSSSGSSLSFLWMNSSSEVTTSDRVQITDTDGGSTLTIVSVTRYDQGSYTCHVSNPVSSITSDPVNISVVYGPDNVEIEVCPSKLHHEKGSDVNLICSADSSPSAEYQWFLNGDQLTSSGLLLRLMNIQMSQSGNYICKAFNSKTLRYQTSWRLPIFVHERVSNVKVTQDVTDLIEFSGSVSFSCSSSGSYLSFLWMNSSSEVSASDRIQVTDGGSKMKIINVTRYDDGPYICHVSNPVSSANSDPLHLSVSYGPENVNLEPPSQKYPEGSNIRLSCSADSRPPASFNWFFNGNPLSAPGSELELLNVQKNQSGNYSCQAFNSRTSRYQTSQVSAFFIEGIHVEDGPEKVN; this is translated from the exons ATGTTACAACTGCTTTTTATTGTGGTTGTCATTTTTACAG GTTTATCTGATGGATCTGGTGTGTTACCAGATGGTCCTCTGATTGCCTCTGTTGGAGGGACAGTAATGTTCACAACAAACTTAAATCCACCAGAAACACCATTTACATTGGTCAACTGGCAGCTTGATTCCGGTTCAGCACCTAAACTCATAGTTTTCTCAATTACTAGTGAAACCATAACTGCACCAGAATATGAAGGCAGGATCACTCTCTTCAGATCTACTGGATCTCTGGAACTCAGGAATCTGCAACTCAGTGACAGTGGAGGTTATTTAGTAACTATTCAAGATGGACCGTATCAAAAGATAGGACGCATCACACTGGACACATATG AACCAATCTTTAATGTAAGAGTTTTCCCACTAAGTGCAGACTTGATTGAGTTCAGTGGGTCTGTCCGTCtgttctgctcctcctctggatcttctctctccttcctctggatgaacagcagctctgaggtCACAACCAGTGACAGAGTTCAGATCACTGATACTGATGGAGGATCTACTCTGACTATAGTCAGTGTGACTCGATACGACCAGGGATCATACACATGTCATGTGTCTAATCCTGTCAGTTCTATCACCAGCGATCCAGTAAACATCTCTGTTGTCT ATGGTCCAGACAATGTAGAAATTGAAGTGTGTCCATCAAAGTTACATCATGAGAAAGGATCAGATGTTAATCTGATCTGCTCTGCTGATTCATCACCTTCTGCTGAATAtcagtggtttctgaatggagACCAGCTGACCAGTAGTGGTCTGTTGCTCCGACTGATGAACATCCAGATGAGTCAGAGTGGAAACTACATCTGTAAGGCCTTTAACAGCAAAACTCTGAGATATCAAACATCTTGGCGTTTACCCATTTTTGTACATG AGCGAGTCTCTAATGTAAAAGTTACTCAAGACGTTACCGACTTAATTGAGTTCAGTGGGTCTGTCAgtttctcctgctcctcctctggaTCTTATCTCTCCTTCCTCTGGAtgaacagcagctctgaggttTCAGCCAGTGACAGAATTCAAGTAACTGATGGAGGATCCAAGATGAAGATAATCAATGTAACCAGATATGATGATGGACCATACATCTGTCATGTGTCCAATCCTGTCAGCAGTGCTAACAGTGATCCACTACACCTCTCTGTCAGCT ATGGTCCAGAAAATGTCAACTTAGAACCACCTTCTCAAAAATACCCAGAAGGGTCGAACATCCGTCTGTCTTGTTCAGCTGACTCCAGACCTCCTGCCAGTTTTAATTGGTTCTTTAATGGAAATCCTCTGTCTGCTCCTGGATCTGAGCTCGAACTCCTCAATGTTCAGAAGAATCAGAGTGGAAACTACAGCTGTCAGGCTTTTAACAGCAGAACCTCAAGATATCAAACATCTCAAGTTTCAGCTTTCTTTATAGAAGGTATCCATGTAGAAG ATGGCCCAGAGAAAGTCAACTGA